From Humisphaera borealis, the proteins below share one genomic window:
- a CDS encoding TPR end-of-group domain-containing protein, which produces MPRIFIARTVVNPIIALLLVLSGTVVAAPATRPATSPTTKPASSQPLAANPTATQPAAHKLSAAEARALEKKVLELTRKSIDLLKKNKVSEAEPVLKEALLLDPSHITNLYNYACLLALKGEKDSAVLYLEKAADAGWVDFIHLDRDPDLDSLRELPAFKKFVGNKPQYQKRSAEKVIATLREQFGDSYLYELDAERKLIFATNTDKTTLDELKHWLTAQAASQWAQLFEHKPDAYISVVVPSAADYKKIVKMPGVGGFYNDTAKLLICQRMGQTMTHEFTHALHAGDKAPLGQDHPIWIVEGIASLFEAAQFEGEKLVPKDNFRLNMLQNANRGKKLIPLAALMAMEQPEFVKKANLAYGQASSVMLYLYEKNLLRPFYDTYKKSFDKDESGKLALEAVTKQPLAEFEKTWTAWMMARKPVPSSTGGDGVVIGARLGDGNDGIKIEQIVPNGPAAKAGLKDGDVLVGIADAQVRDYQSFVPMLIQFKPGDEVMLKIRREGKYLELPITLGKRSELLVPQATPREPPRAGPQTRPGNRPASPKP; this is translated from the coding sequence ATGCCACGGATCTTCATCGCCCGGACCGTTGTCAATCCGATCATTGCACTGCTGCTCGTCCTGTCGGGCACGGTCGTCGCCGCACCGGCTACTCGGCCCGCCACGTCACCGACGACAAAACCGGCCTCCAGCCAGCCTTTGGCGGCCAATCCCACCGCCACGCAGCCGGCCGCACACAAGCTGTCGGCGGCCGAAGCCCGGGCACTGGAGAAGAAGGTTCTCGAACTGACGCGCAAGTCGATCGACCTCCTCAAGAAGAACAAGGTCTCCGAGGCCGAACCGGTGCTCAAGGAAGCGCTTCTGCTCGACCCGTCGCACATCACCAACCTGTACAACTACGCCTGCCTTCTGGCCCTGAAGGGCGAAAAGGACAGCGCGGTCCTTTACCTGGAGAAGGCTGCCGACGCCGGCTGGGTTGATTTCATCCACCTCGACCGCGACCCGGACCTTGATTCACTCCGGGAATTGCCGGCTTTCAAGAAGTTTGTCGGAAACAAGCCGCAATATCAGAAACGGTCAGCCGAGAAGGTCATCGCGACCCTCCGCGAGCAGTTCGGCGACAGCTATCTCTACGAGCTCGACGCCGAGCGCAAACTGATCTTCGCCACCAATACCGACAAGACGACACTCGATGAGCTGAAGCACTGGCTCACGGCGCAGGCCGCCAGCCAGTGGGCGCAGCTCTTCGAGCACAAGCCCGATGCCTATATCAGCGTCGTGGTGCCGTCCGCGGCCGACTACAAGAAGATCGTGAAGATGCCGGGTGTCGGCGGGTTCTACAACGACACCGCCAAGCTTCTCATCTGCCAGCGGATGGGCCAGACGATGACCCACGAGTTCACCCACGCCCTTCACGCCGGCGACAAGGCTCCGCTGGGGCAAGACCACCCGATCTGGATCGTTGAGGGCATCGCATCGCTCTTCGAAGCGGCGCAATTCGAAGGCGAGAAACTCGTGCCGAAAGACAACTTCCGCCTGAACATGCTCCAGAACGCCAATCGCGGCAAAAAGCTCATCCCGCTGGCGGCGCTGATGGCGATGGAGCAGCCGGAGTTCGTGAAGAAAGCCAACCTCGCCTACGGGCAGGCCAGCAGCGTGATGCTTTACCTGTATGAAAAGAACCTGCTGCGGCCGTTCTACGACACCTACAAGAAGTCGTTCGATAAGGACGAAAGCGGCAAGCTGGCGCTCGAAGCGGTGACCAAGCAGCCGCTGGCCGAATTCGAGAAAACCTGGACCGCCTGGATGATGGCCCGAAAGCCGGTCCCAAGCAGCACCGGCGGCGACGGTGTCGTCATCGGCGCGCGGCTCGGCGACGGCAACGACGGCATCAAGATTGAGCAAATCGTCCCCAACGGCCCGGCAGCAAAAGCCGGCCTGAAAGACGGCGATGTGCTGGTCGGCATCGCCGACGCGCAGGTGCGAGACTACCAGTCGTTCGTACCCATGCTGATTCAGTTCAAGCCCGGCGACGAGGTGATGCTCAAGATCCGCCGGGAGGGCAAATACCTGGAGTTGCCTATCACGCTGGGGAAACGATCGGAGCTTCTGGTGCCCCAGGCGACACCCCGCGAGCCGCCCCGAGCCGGACCGCAAACCCGCCCCGGCAATCGACCCGCATCGCCAAAGCCATAA
- a CDS encoding RNA polymerase sigma factor codes for MTRVNPAMIADWFDAHGRALVLYARQLLPERPVQADDLVQDLFVKLLALAADCNGSPVPPNPAAWLHKCLRNACLDERRGRVRRQRREQSAATDRPVWFEPRPEDLIDARLAQCAMESLPELARQVVTLRIWSGLTLAEVADVTGMGVSTVHDHYRKALSAMRSMIETQAAELRSRHDVSNPP; via the coding sequence ATGACCCGAGTGAACCCGGCCATGATCGCCGACTGGTTTGATGCCCATGGCCGGGCGCTGGTGCTCTACGCCCGGCAGTTGCTGCCTGAACGCCCGGTCCAGGCCGACGACCTGGTGCAGGACTTGTTCGTCAAACTGCTGGCACTCGCCGCCGACTGCAACGGAAGTCCGGTTCCGCCCAATCCGGCGGCATGGCTGCACAAATGTTTGCGGAACGCGTGCCTGGATGAGCGCCGTGGCCGCGTCCGCCGACAACGCCGGGAGCAGTCAGCCGCGACCGACCGGCCCGTCTGGTTCGAGCCCCGCCCGGAGGATCTGATCGACGCCCGGCTGGCTCAGTGTGCCATGGAGTCGCTCCCCGAGTTGGCCCGGCAAGTGGTAACGCTGCGTATCTGGTCCGGACTGACACTGGCCGAGGTCGCGGACGTGACCGGGATGGGAGTCTCGACGGTTCACGATCACTACCGAAAGGCGTTGTCGGCGATGCGATCGATGATCGAAACGCAGGCCGCCGAGCTAAGGAGTCGCCACGATGTCTCGAATCCCCCATGA
- a CDS encoding response regulator has product MDELSDKGRLKLKILIVEDHTPTRLAMIKLIRDAGADVTAARDGEEGLGYLLTQKFDVLLTDLRMPKLDGFELLTQAENLPASHRPARVIAISGEYEAGALHGRAAVQFLPKPFNIDTLLDMLGGRPN; this is encoded by the coding sequence ATGGATGAACTTTCAGACAAGGGTCGGCTTAAGCTGAAGATCCTCATCGTTGAGGATCATACGCCTACGCGCCTGGCCATGATCAAGCTCATCCGCGATGCCGGCGCGGATGTGACCGCGGCCCGCGATGGTGAAGAGGGGCTCGGCTACCTGCTTACGCAGAAGTTTGACGTCCTTTTGACCGATCTTCGCATGCCGAAGCTCGACGGCTTTGAACTGCTCACCCAAGCCGAGAACCTCCCCGCCAGCCACCGCCCCGCCCGCGTCATCGCCATCAGTGGTGAGTACGAAGCCGGTGCCCTTCATGGCCGTGCCGCGGTGCAGTTCCTCCCCAAGCCGTTCAACATCGATACCCTTCTAGACATGCTCGGCGGCCGACCGAATTAA
- a CDS encoding arginyltransferase, with product MSSNRATHPPDHPATFSCYPAIPPPIRLSLVNTGEHACPYLPGRMSSNRAFWAEQIPPEVYHAFMDAGFRRSGKFVYQPVCRGCRQCISIRVPVKEFRASKSQRRCLRRNDDLRVAIGPPEPDAERFALYQKYVTQWHGKKPADDPEDPYESFCSFLYESPVDTVEYQYRDQGGRLIGVGICDLSPQSLSSVYFYHDPDESHRSLGTFSALREIGDCIDRGIPYYYLGYWVDQCTTMDYKSSYKPHQILHPDGIWRNRGAD from the coding sequence ATGAGCAGCAACCGCGCCACCCATCCACCCGACCATCCCGCCACCTTCTCCTGCTATCCCGCCATCCCACCGCCGATCCGGCTGTCGCTGGTTAACACCGGCGAACACGCATGCCCTTATCTGCCCGGGCGGATGTCGAGCAATCGAGCGTTCTGGGCGGAACAGATTCCGCCTGAGGTGTACCACGCCTTCATGGACGCCGGCTTCCGCCGAAGCGGCAAGTTTGTCTACCAGCCGGTCTGCCGCGGGTGTCGTCAGTGCATATCGATCCGCGTGCCGGTGAAGGAGTTCCGGGCGAGCAAGTCTCAGCGCCGCTGCCTTCGACGGAACGACGACCTGCGGGTAGCGATCGGCCCGCCGGAGCCGGACGCCGAGCGATTCGCCCTGTACCAGAAGTACGTAACGCAGTGGCACGGCAAGAAACCAGCGGACGACCCGGAAGACCCGTACGAATCGTTTTGCTCGTTCCTGTACGAATCGCCCGTCGACACGGTCGAGTACCAGTACCGCGACCAGGGCGGGCGGCTGATCGGCGTGGGGATATGCGACCTGTCGCCCCAATCGCTCAGCAGCGTTTACTTCTACCACGACCCGGACGAGTCACACCGCAGCCTGGGCACCTTCAGCGCACTCCGGGAGATCGGCGACTGTATCGACCGGGGCATCCCTTACTATTATTTGGGCTATTGGGTTGACCAGTGCACAACGATGGACTACAAGTCGTCATACAAGCCGCACCAAATACTGCATCCTGATGGAATCTGGCGAAACCGTGGTGCGGACTGA
- the ftsY gene encoding signal recognition particle-docking protein FtsY: protein MAFFSKTIDKLKGALRKTAEVLNTDVRTLFVPGRQIDDTFLTEIEEKLLQADMGVGNVDRIVTAIRDKWRLGRIRNAPDALGVIREQVLGMLTAAPAEGAPPSKSDDRELHFAEAGPTVILVAGINGAGKTTSIAKLAWLLKNEMGKKVMVCASDTFRAGAVHQLSIWAERIGVEIVRHKQGADPAAVAYDACEAAKTRGIDVLIVDTAGRLHTQDHLMRELTKIRDVVTKRIEGAPHEVLLVLDATTGQNAVLQAKNFGQAIAVTGILLAKLDGTAKGGVVLSIKQQLNIPVKFIGLGETPQDIETFEPKRFVEALFG, encoded by the coding sequence ATGGCTTTCTTTTCCAAGACGATCGACAAGCTCAAAGGTGCCCTGCGGAAGACCGCGGAGGTGCTCAATACCGACGTCCGCACGCTCTTCGTGCCCGGGCGGCAGATCGACGATACCTTCCTCACCGAGATCGAAGAAAAGCTCCTCCAAGCCGACATGGGCGTGGGCAATGTCGACCGCATCGTCACCGCGATCCGCGACAAGTGGCGGCTGGGGCGAATCAGGAACGCACCGGATGCTCTGGGCGTGATCCGCGAACAAGTCCTGGGCATGCTCACCGCCGCCCCGGCCGAGGGCGCGCCGCCGTCGAAATCGGACGACCGCGAATTGCACTTTGCCGAAGCCGGGCCGACGGTCATTCTCGTCGCCGGCATCAACGGTGCGGGCAAGACCACCAGCATCGCCAAGCTCGCCTGGCTGTTGAAGAACGAGATGGGCAAGAAGGTGATGGTCTGCGCCAGCGACACGTTCCGCGCCGGCGCGGTGCATCAGCTATCGATCTGGGCCGAACGGATTGGCGTGGAGATCGTCCGTCATAAACAGGGCGCCGACCCCGCCGCCGTCGCCTACGACGCCTGCGAGGCGGCCAAGACGCGCGGGATCGACGTGCTGATTGTCGACACGGCAGGCCGGTTGCACACGCAGGACCACCTGATGCGCGAGCTGACGAAGATCCGCGACGTCGTCACCAAGCGGATCGAAGGCGCGCCGCACGAGGTGCTGCTCGTCCTGGATGCGACCACCGGGCAGAACGCCGTCTTGCAGGCCAAGAACTTCGGGCAGGCGATCGCGGTGACGGGAATCCTGCTCGCCAAGCTCGACGGCACCGCCAAGGGCGGCGTGGTGCTGTCGATCAAGCAGCAGCTCAACATCCCGGTGAAGTTCATCGGGCTCGGGGAGACGCCTCAGGACATCGAAACGTTTGAGCCGAAGCGGTTTGTGGAGGCGCTGTTCGGGTGA
- the nusB gene encoding transcription antitermination factor NusB, translating into MPLPIRKQQARELAMQVLFLWDANAKADLALAESLIAGIERTESRDETAERLAITYAQGAWVHRAQADPWVERLAPQWPTRRQPAVDRNILRLAIWEMTHTDTPPKVVIDEAIELAKRFSTENSPSFVNGVLDAVLREVKTLTGGLPET; encoded by the coding sequence ATGCCCCTACCGATCCGAAAACAACAGGCCCGTGAACTGGCGATGCAAGTGCTGTTTCTCTGGGATGCCAACGCCAAGGCCGATCTGGCTCTGGCCGAGTCCCTCATCGCCGGCATCGAACGGACCGAAAGTCGCGACGAGACCGCCGAACGGCTGGCGATTACCTATGCGCAGGGTGCGTGGGTTCACCGGGCCCAGGCCGATCCGTGGGTCGAGCGTCTGGCCCCCCAGTGGCCGACGCGCCGCCAGCCCGCCGTGGACCGCAATATCCTGCGCCTGGCGATCTGGGAGATGACCCACACCGATACGCCCCCCAAGGTCGTCATCGACGAGGCAATCGAACTGGCCAAGCGATTCAGCACGGAAAACAGCCCGTCGTTCGTGAATGGTGTATTGGATGCTGTTCTCCGCGAGGTGAAAACGCTGACCGGCGGGTTACCGGAAACTTGA
- a CDS encoding class I SAM-dependent methyltransferase, with protein sequence MPDHDAPIDDLDEDLSIRAEYERLGPPEYYRRHGREYRNPHEHAITRGLALAVARWSPDLSHVLDLAAGSGEVTLALRSASASKVDGIDPYTFDAYARRTGQPAERFTFEDIAAGVLIDRQFSLIVCSFALHLCEESRLPRVATQLAMIAPMLWIVTPHKRPRLQPAWGWTDVDEFVVERVRLRCHVSTMCFSG encoded by the coding sequence ATGCCTGACCACGACGCCCCCATTGACGACCTCGACGAAGACCTGTCGATCCGGGCCGAATACGAGCGGCTTGGCCCGCCCGAGTACTACCGCCGCCACGGCCGCGAGTACCGCAACCCGCACGAGCATGCCATCACCCGGGGCCTTGCGCTGGCGGTCGCGCGGTGGTCGCCGGATCTTTCGCACGTGCTGGACCTGGCCGCCGGCAGTGGGGAAGTCACGCTGGCGCTGCGGTCGGCCAGTGCATCGAAGGTCGACGGTATCGATCCGTACACTTTCGACGCTTACGCCCGGCGGACGGGACAGCCCGCCGAGCGATTTACCTTCGAAGACATCGCCGCCGGCGTGCTGATTGATCGGCAGTTTTCGCTGATCGTCTGCTCGTTCGCGCTGCACCTGTGCGAAGAATCCCGCCTGCCCCGCGTCGCGACGCAACTGGCGATGATCGCGCCGATGCTTTGGATCGTGACGCCGCACAAGCGGCCGAGACTTCAGCCGGCCTGGGGATGGACGGATGTGGATGAGTTTGTGGTCGAGCGCGTACGGCTGCGATGTCACGTTTCGACGATGTGCTTCAGCGGATAG
- a CDS encoding cysteine desulfurase family protein yields the protein MDLVYLDNNATTQPAPEVVAAMLPFLTDFYGNPSSVHRFGQRSRQAIDVARGQIAALIGSAESELTFTGGGTESINTVIRGLLASRFPRKRIVTTTVEHSATRELCAQLARDGAEIVAIEVNEQGLLDIDALRSAVSDDTALVTLMWANNETGVLFPVAEVAALCREKRVPFHCDATQAVGKLPIDVKAIGLDAMSFASHKFHGPKGVGAFYARRGLRVRPLIVGGPQEQGRRGGTENVPGVVGMGRAAELAAALLAAMPGVARLRDRLERSILETIDGTRVNGSIEHRLPNTTNIAFPRLEAEAILLLLSEQDVCASAGAACSSGSLEPSHVLRAMRIDEKLAHGAIRFSLSRYSTDAEVDRALDVVPGVIRRLRAVLPVG from the coding sequence GTGGACCTTGTGTACCTCGACAACAACGCGACGACCCAGCCGGCCCCTGAGGTCGTCGCCGCCATGCTGCCGTTTCTGACCGATTTCTACGGCAACCCGTCCAGCGTCCACCGCTTCGGCCAGCGCAGCCGACAGGCAATCGATGTCGCCCGCGGGCAGATCGCGGCGCTGATCGGCTCCGCCGAGAGCGAGCTGACCTTCACCGGTGGCGGCACCGAATCGATTAACACCGTCATCCGTGGGCTCCTGGCGTCCCGTTTCCCTCGAAAGCGGATCGTGACGACAACGGTCGAGCACTCGGCGACCCGCGAACTTTGCGCCCAGCTCGCCAGGGACGGTGCCGAGATCGTGGCGATCGAGGTCAACGAACAGGGGCTGCTCGACATCGACGCCCTTCGGTCGGCCGTCAGCGACGACACCGCACTGGTGACGCTCATGTGGGCCAACAACGAGACGGGCGTACTCTTTCCGGTCGCCGAGGTGGCGGCGCTCTGCCGGGAGAAGCGCGTTCCGTTTCACTGCGACGCCACGCAAGCCGTCGGCAAGCTGCCAATCGATGTGAAGGCTATCGGCCTCGATGCGATGAGCTTCGCATCGCACAAATTCCACGGGCCCAAGGGCGTCGGTGCCTTCTACGCGCGGCGCGGACTGCGTGTCCGCCCGCTGATCGTCGGCGGACCGCAGGAACAGGGCCGCCGGGGCGGGACGGAAAACGTGCCCGGCGTTGTCGGCATGGGCCGGGCCGCCGAGCTTGCCGCGGCATTGCTCGCCGCCATGCCGGGCGTTGCCCGGCTCCGCGATCGGCTGGAGCGGTCGATTCTCGAAACGATCGACGGCACGCGGGTGAACGGCTCGATCGAACACCGTTTGCCCAATACGACAAACATTGCATTCCCCCGCCTTGAAGCCGAAGCGATCCTGCTGCTGCTCAGCGAACAGGACGTCTGTGCCAGCGCGGGCGCAGCGTGCAGCAGCGGAAGCCTTGAGCCCTCGCATGTACTGCGGGCGATGCGAATCGATGAGAAGCTCGCCCACGGCGCGATACGCTTCAGCCTCTCCCGGTACAGCACCGATGCCGAGGTGGATCGCGCCCTGGACGTCGTACCCGGCGTCATTCGGCGGCTGCGCGCGGTATTGCCGGTCGGCTGA
- a CDS encoding inositol monophosphatase family protein, with product MTWDSSENLAHDLQFAVELARGAGKIVLDHYGKVERLTKTHSMTTAEAVTDADRASQRFIVAGLRRRYENDGIIGEENDSGSAITFECPDPNGRVWVIDPIDGTNNFVAGLGNFGVCIGMMKEGMPVLGVVYDVTRDVMYTAAKGHGAWIGSRRLSVQPGAMNDSSVIMLTSNLLDKQGQLPPFTTRWLSQTNWKIRMLGSAALEAVQVAAGVAQGAITMNGKLWDVAAPAAIVQEAGGLILSLSGRPVFPFDLREYSGAKVPFVATTPAARDVMMDEVGR from the coding sequence ATGACTTGGGATTCCTCCGAAAACCTTGCCCATGACCTTCAGTTTGCCGTCGAGCTCGCCCGCGGCGCGGGGAAGATCGTGCTCGATCACTACGGCAAGGTCGAACGCCTGACCAAGACCCATTCGATGACGACCGCCGAGGCCGTCACCGATGCCGACCGCGCCAGCCAGCGGTTTATCGTTGCGGGTCTGCGCCGGCGGTACGAAAACGACGGCATCATCGGTGAAGAGAATGACAGCGGGTCTGCGATCACCTTCGAATGCCCGGATCCCAACGGGCGGGTTTGGGTCATCGACCCGATCGACGGCACGAACAATTTCGTCGCCGGGCTGGGCAATTTCGGCGTGTGCATCGGCATGATGAAGGAAGGCATGCCCGTGTTGGGTGTGGTGTATGACGTCACCCGGGATGTGATGTACACCGCCGCCAAGGGGCACGGGGCGTGGATCGGCAGCCGACGGCTGAGCGTTCAGCCCGGTGCGATGAATGACAGCTCGGTCATCATGCTGACCAGCAACCTGCTGGATAAGCAGGGGCAGTTGCCGCCGTTCACAACCCGCTGGCTGAGCCAAACGAATTGGAAGATCCGCATGCTCGGCTCGGCCGCGCTGGAAGCGGTTCAGGTGGCGGCGGGCGTGGCGCAGGGGGCGATTACCATGAACGGCAAACTGTGGGATGTCGCCGCCCCGGCGGCGATCGTGCAGGAGGCCGGCGGGTTGATCCTCAGCCTGTCAGGCCGGCCGGTGTTTCCGTTCGATCTGCGGGAGTATTCGGGAGCCAAGGTGCCTTTCGTCGCGACAACGCCGGCGGCGCGGGATGTGATGATGGACGAAGTGGGAAGATGA